GGATCGCCTCGACGATGGTGGCGAAGTTGTCGTCCATCAGCACCAGGTCGGCGGCCCCCTTGGCGACGTCGGTCCCCGTAACGCCCATGGCGACGCCGATGTCGGCTCTTTGAAGGGCGGGGGCGTCGTTCACGCCGTCGCCCGTCATCGCCACGATCTCGCCGCTGGACTGCAGCGCTTCGACGATCCGGAGTTTCTGCTCGGGCCAGACGCGGGCGAAGACGCGAGTCCGCCCGATGTGCTCGCGCAGTTGGTCGGGGCTCCAGGCCTCGAGGTCGCGTCCGGTGATGCATTCGTCGCCGGGTTCAAGGAGTCCGAGTTCGGCGGCGATGGCCTTGGCCGTCGGCAGGGCGTCGCCCGTGATCATGATCGTTCGGATGCCGGCGCCGGTCGCTTGGTCGAGCGCCTCGCGCACCTCCGGTCGCGGCGGGTCGCGCATCGCCACGAGCCCTGCCAGCACAAGGTCTATCTCGTCCTCGGCTGAGGCCGTCTCGGCGCCGGCGGCGTCTTTCCAGGCGAAGGCGAGGACGCGCAGCGCCCGGCCCGCCATGTCGTCCAGGCGCCGGCGGATGCGGTTCTTGTCGGCGTCGCCGAGCGGTTGGGGTCGGCCGCCGGAGTCGAAGAAGGCGCATCGCTCCAAGAGGACGTCGGGCGCGCCCTTGACGAGCAAGCGGCGCCCCTCGTCAAGGTCGTGGAGCGTGGCCATGCGCTTGCGGTCCGAGTCGAACGGCGCCTCGGCCAGGCGGCGATGGGCGCGCCGCAGGTCCGACGCACAGACGCCCGATCCTCGCGCGAAGTCCAGGAGCGCCAGTTCCGTCGGGTCGCCGACACGGCCGGTTTCGTCGGCGCCCGCCTCGGCGTCGTTGCAGAGGACGGCGATCTGGAGTATCCGCCGGCGGACGGCGGCGTCCGGGGCGCCCTCGGGCCCGACGAGTTCCGGCGCCAGGACGACGTCGGCCACGCTCATCCGGCTCTCGGTTAGCGTGCCGGTCTTGTCCGTGCAGATGGTCGTTGTGCAGCCGAGCGTCTCGACGGCGTGGAGTCTCCGGACGATGGCGTGGTGGCGGCTCATGCGGTGGACGCCGACGGCGAGCGCGACCGTGATGATGGCCGGCAAACCTTCTGGGATGGCGGCGACGGCGAGGCTCACAGCCGTCATGAAAATCCCCAGCGGCGGCTCGCCGCGGGCCAGGCCCAGGCCGAAGATGGCTGCGCAGATGGCCAGTGTCGCCAGGCCCAGTCCTTTGCCGAACCCGGCGAGTTTCTGCTGGAGCGGCGTGCTCGTTCTCTTCTCGGTCTCCAGCAATTGGGCGATCCGGCCGATCTCGCGCTCGGCGCCCGTGGCCACGGCCAAGCCTGCCCCGCGGCCGTAAACGGCGACCGTGCCGGCGTACGCCATGTTCCGGCGCTCGGCGAGCGGCACGTCGTGGTCCATCGGCTCGGCGGTCTTTTCGACCGGCGCGGATTCGCCTGTCAGGCTGGCCTCGTCCGTCCGCAGGTGATGGGTTTCCACGAGCCGCAGGTCCGCCGGCACATGGCTCCCTTCGCGCAGGACCACCAGGTCGCCGGGGACGACCGCCTGGCTGCTGATGCGGAGGCTGTGCCCGTCGCGCACGACCTCGCACTCGGGCACCGAGAGTTGCTTCAGGGCTTCCAGGGCGCGGCTCGCCTTGTACTCCTGGGCGACGCCCAGGGCGGCGTTCATCACCAGGATCGCCAGAATGACGTATGCGTCGGTCATCTCGCCGAGGGCGAAGGAAACGGCCGCCGCCGCGATCAAAATCCAAATGAGAAAGTCCCGGAACTGATCGAGGAACATGTGGAGGACGGTCCGGCGGCGACCCTCGGGGAGGACGTTCCGGCCGTGGCGCGCGAGCCTCGCCTCGGCCTCGGCGTGCGAAAGGCCGGCGGCGAGGTCCGTGCCGAGGGCCTCGGCCATCTCGCCGGCGCTCGTCGCATGCCAGGATCGCGGCGTGTCTGCCAAGAAGCGCTCCCTTCTCTGGGGCCGGTTCCTTTTACGCTTCGGGACAGCGGGATGCAACAAGAACCGGAGGCCGAGGTGGTTAAGGCCGGCTGGCTTGCGGGTTTCAGGCCGGCGGCGCGTCGGGGGCGGGGTCGCTCCCAACGGCCTCTCCGATTGCCTCGGACGGTGCCGCGGCTCGGGCGCGCGGCGTGCGATAGTCCTCCGGCCGAGGCTCCGGCACGGTCTGGACGAGGCGGTCAACGATCTTCTCGGGGGTGATGCCTTCGGCGTCGGCGTTGAAGTTCGTGAACAGCCGGTGCCGAAGCACAGGGTGCGCCACCTTCCGCACGTCGTCGCAAGTCACGTTCACCCGGCCGGAGAAGATCGCCCGCGCCTTCGCACCCAGAATCATGTACTGCGCCGCCCGCGGCCCGGCGCCCCACGTCAGCCATTCGTTGATGAACGACGGCGCGTCCGCCGTCCGCGGCCGCGTGGCGCGGGCAAGGCTCACCGCGTAGTCCACGACGTGGTCCGACACGGGCACGCGCCGGACGATCCGCTGAACGTTCAGAATGTCTTTTCCCCCCAGGACGAGCCTCAGGTCGTAACTCTCCTCCGCCGTCGTTGCCTTCACGATCGTCTGCTCGTCCTCGCGCGTCGGGTAGTCGACGTTCACCATGAACATGAACCGGTCCAGTTGCGCCTCGGGCAGCGGATAGGTCCCTTCCTGCTCGATCGGGTTCTGCGTCGCCAGGACGAAGAACGGAAGGTCCAGCGGGTAGGTGTTCCCCCCGGTCGTCACGTGATACTCCTGCATCGCCTGCAACAGGGCCGACTGGGTTTTCGGCGGCGTCCGGTTGATCTCGTCGGCCAGCACCATGTTCGCGAACACCGGGCCCTTGATGAACCGGAACTCCCGCCCCCCCGTCGTACGATTCTCCTCGATGACGTCCGTCCCCGTGATGTCCGACGGCATGAGGTCCGGCGTGAATTGGATCCGGCTGAACTTCAGTTTCAGCACCTTCGCGATCGTCGACACCAGGAGCGTCTTGGCGAGCCCCGGCACGCCGACCATCAGGCAGTGGCCGCGCGAAAACATCGCCAGCAGCAACTGCTCGATCACCTCGTCCTGGCCCACGATCACCTTGTGGATTTCGCCGAGCAGCAGGCTCCGCGCCTCGCCCAGTTGGCGGACCAGTTTCACTTCCTCCGCGCTGCGGCCGGGTTGTTCAGCCAAGAAAGCCCTCCTTTCGCATTCCCGTTCGGCGGCGGACCCCCGTCGTCCCGCGGTCAGTGCGTCATCGCGTACACCAGGATGTTGATCCCCAGGCGCAGGGCGTCGTCGGTCCGGTATTCCCGCGCGTACGGATTCGG
The nucleotide sequence above comes from Planctomycetota bacterium. Encoded proteins:
- a CDS encoding cation-translocating P-type ATPase encodes the protein MADTPRSWHATSAGEMAEALGTDLAAGLSHAEAEARLARHGRNVLPEGRRRTVLHMFLDQFRDFLIWILIAAAAVSFALGEMTDAYVILAILVMNAALGVAQEYKASRALEALKQLSVPECEVVRDGHSLRISSQAVVPGDLVVLREGSHVPADLRLVETHHLRTDEASLTGESAPVEKTAEPMDHDVPLAERRNMAYAGTVAVYGRGAGLAVATGAEREIGRIAQLLETEKRTSTPLQQKLAGFGKGLGLATLAICAAIFGLGLARGEPPLGIFMTAVSLAVAAIPEGLPAIITVALAVGVHRMSRHHAIVRRLHAVETLGCTTTICTDKTGTLTESRMSVADVVLAPELVGPEGAPDAAVRRRILQIAVLCNDAEAGADETGRVGDPTELALLDFARGSGVCASDLRRAHRRLAEAPFDSDRKRMATLHDLDEGRRLLVKGAPDVLLERCAFFDSGGRPQPLGDADKNRIRRRLDDMAGRALRVLAFAWKDAAGAETASAEDEIDLVLAGLVAMRDPPRPEVREALDQATGAGIRTIMITGDALPTAKAIAAELGLLEPGDECITGRDLEAWSPDQLREHIGRTRVFARVWPEQKLRIVEALQSSGEIVAMTGDGVNDAPALQRADIGVAMGVTGTDVAKGAADLVLMDDNFATIVEAIREGRVIFDNIRKFVTYLLACNLGELLAILVPVAVGLGVPLVPVQILLINLVTDGLPAMALGMDAPGPDIMRRRPRPPKEGILTRHLCAMIGFNALFIALAVILAFWLGMRSGDAAAGRTMAFVTLALAELARAWSARSETQNIWRLDPRTNLYLAGACILSAAIVLAAVVMGPLQALFGTCTLDGGQWATVLALSLVPVAAYEVWKAGWRLARKRR
- a CDS encoding MoxR family ATPase, with protein sequence MAEQPGRSAEEVKLVRQLGEARSLLLGEIHKVIVGQDEVIEQLLLAMFSRGHCLMVGVPGLAKTLLVSTIAKVLKLKFSRIQFTPDLMPSDITGTDVIEENRTTGGREFRFIKGPVFANMVLADEINRTPPKTQSALLQAMQEYHVTTGGNTYPLDLPFFVLATQNPIEQEGTYPLPEAQLDRFMFMVNVDYPTREDEQTIVKATTAEESYDLRLVLGGKDILNVQRIVRRVPVSDHVVDYAVSLARATRPRTADAPSFINEWLTWGAGPRAAQYMILGAKARAIFSGRVNVTCDDVRKVAHPVLRHRLFTNFNADAEGITPEKIVDRLVQTVPEPRPEDYRTPRARAAAPSEAIGEAVGSDPAPDAPPA